GTTCCCTTCCATATCTCACGCTGCTACCCCGGAACCTTGAGCGAGGCCGAATGCCGACGATTCAGCCTGGCGTCCTGCAGGCTGGCATGCATGAGTCTGGACGTGGTGCGAGGACGCACGCCTCCGCAAAGGCTGCAACAGGTCCTGAGCGGCCCCTGCGTCCAACGTCTCGAAACCATGTCGTATCTGTTGGAGAACCATCTGCGCACCCATCCGGCACTCAAGGCCAAGTTGTGTTATCTTCCCGCCATACCCATGTTGGTCTACACCACATTGGTCAGCCCCGAGATCACGGAGACCGTGGTAAGCCTGTCGGTCGGTCAGTCAACGTACTGGGTCACCCTGGTCTTCAGACGCAACGGATCACGATGGATCTGCACCACCGCCGACCTGGGATGAGGCGGTATGAACAGCCCCCATGCAGGGTCAAAGTTACGCTAACGTAGTTTTGGGGCAACGAGCGCGTATAGTTGTGCTTATGTTGCGAGAATTCTATTTGGATCCTGTCACCAAGACCACAGATAAGGACACCATTTATTCACTGTTGTCCAAAAGAGCCGGAAAAGACCCCGACGGCGAGATAGCTGAATGGCTGGACGGAAACACCCAGCAATGGCAAAGCGTGACAGCCGGTGAAATGCTCGATCGCGTGCGCTCGGTAGCCAAGGGACTCATGGGCCTGGGGGCCAAGGCAGGGAGCATGGTCGTCATTTATGCCGCGACCAGTTACGAATGGGGAGTGGTCGACTTCGCATGTGCCGCCATCGGGGCGGTAAGCGTGCCGATTTACGAAACGGATTCGCCCAAGCAGGCCAAAGGCATCGTCGAGGATGTGGACCCGATTGTCGCTTTCGGCGGGGATGCCGAGCATACCCAGACACTCGAGGAACTACGCCGCGACCGCGAAGGCCTCAAGTATGTATTCAACCTGCAGGAGGGCGGCCTGGACGCCATCTCGGATTTCGGGACTTCGGTCAGCGATGAAAAGCTCGACGAAGCCATCTCCCGCGTACGCGCCGATGACATGCTGACCATCGTCTACACCTCCGGTTCCACAGGCAAGCCCAAAGGCGTCATGCTTTCGCACCGTAATTTCGTTTCCACGACGTTCATCGGCTGGGCGGTGCTCGACGACATGCTGTATCAGCCGAGCAGGCTGCTGCTCTTCCTGCCCCTGGCACATTGCTTCGCCCGCTACATCCAGTATGTGGCCATCGGCGCGCACGGCGTGGTGGGCTACACCTCGAGCGCCAAGCATCTGCTCACCGATCTGAGGACCTTCCAGCCGACGTATCTGCTTGGGGTGCCGCGTGTATTCGAGAAGGTCTACAACGCAGCCTCCCAGAAGGCGGGCGCAGGGCTTCAGGGCCGCGTGTTCGGCATGGCGTTCGATCACTTCGTGCGTTGGTCGAAGGACGGGCAGGAAGGCAGGGGCCACACCATTGCCGAACGTATCAAGCACAGGTTCTACATGAAGACGGTCGGCGCTTCCGTACGCAGCGCCTTGGGTCCGAAACTGAAATATCTGGCTTGCGGCGGCGCCCCGATGAACGCCGACCTCGCGCACTTCTTCAACGGCATGGACGGCATCACCTTCATCCAGGGATACGGCATGACCGAAACGGCGGCCCCCTGCATCGTCGCCTTCCAGGACTTCAACAAGGTCGGAGCCGTCGGACGTCCCGGCACCGGCATCGCCATCAAACTTGCCGACGACGACGAGCTGCTGATCAACGGCGAGGACGTCTTCCTCGGCTACTACAAGCAGCCGAAACTGACGGCCGAGGCCAAGGAACCGGGCGGCTGGGTGCATTCCGGCGACATCGCCCAGATCGACGACGACGGTTTCGTCTACATCACCGGAAGGAAAAAGGACATCATCATCACCGCCGGCGGCAAGAACGTCAGCCCCGCCCCGATGGAAGACACCATCGGCACCTGCCCGGTCGTCTCCCATGCTGTCGTGATCGGCGACGGCCGTCCCTTCATCGCCGCGCTCATCGAGCTCGATCCCGAGATGGTGCGCTCCTGGCTTGCCAACAACGGCATGGATGAGAATATGCCCATGCCGGATATCTGCAAGAACGATGCCGTTCGGGCCTTCGTCCAGCAATATATCGATCAGGCCAACAGTTCGGTCTCGCGCGCCGAATCCATACGTAAGTTCGTCATCATCCCGGATCAGTTCACTCAGGAGAACGGCATGCTGACGCCAAGCATGAAGGTCGTGCGCGGTGAGGTCCTGAAACACTACGCCGATCTCATCAACACGCAGGTCTATACTCCTAAGACGCGAGTCAAGCCGGCCCCGTCGGCTACTGCAGGCTTCATCGACAAGACCGCGGAATCCGTACGTCAAGCCACTGATGCCATGACGCCTAAAGTCCGCGAAGCCTATGAGCAGGCCAGGCAGAATGTAGGCGTCCATCTTGCCGAACGCGAAACGGAGCATGACGGCGACGATTCTCGCGA
The window above is part of the Bifidobacterium sp. ESL0704 genome. Proteins encoded here:
- a CDS encoding Rv3235 family protein, with the protein product MMTTETRPQQMVVTYRSGLPAYDGSIRIELSNRPVPFHISRCYPGTLSEAECRRFSLASCRLACMSLDVVRGRTPPQRLQQVLSGPCVQRLETMSYLLENHLRTHPALKAKLCYLPAIPMLVYTTLVSPEITETVVSLSVGQSTYWVTLVFRRNGSRWICTTADLG
- a CDS encoding AMP-dependent synthetase/ligase, with amino-acid sequence MLREFYLDPVTKTTDKDTIYSLLSKRAGKDPDGEIAEWLDGNTQQWQSVTAGEMLDRVRSVAKGLMGLGAKAGSMVVIYAATSYEWGVVDFACAAIGAVSVPIYETDSPKQAKGIVEDVDPIVAFGGDAEHTQTLEELRRDREGLKYVFNLQEGGLDAISDFGTSVSDEKLDEAISRVRADDMLTIVYTSGSTGKPKGVMLSHRNFVSTTFIGWAVLDDMLYQPSRLLLFLPLAHCFARYIQYVAIGAHGVVGYTSSAKHLLTDLRTFQPTYLLGVPRVFEKVYNAASQKAGAGLQGRVFGMAFDHFVRWSKDGQEGRGHTIAERIKHRFYMKTVGASVRSALGPKLKYLACGGAPMNADLAHFFNGMDGITFIQGYGMTETAAPCIVAFQDFNKVGAVGRPGTGIAIKLADDDELLINGEDVFLGYYKQPKLTAEAKEPGGWVHSGDIAQIDDDGFVYITGRKKDIIITAGGKNVSPAPMEDTIGTCPVVSHAVVIGDGRPFIAALIELDPEMVRSWLANNGMDENMPMPDICKNDAVRAFVQQYIDQANSSVSRAESIRKFVIIPDQFTQENGMLTPSMKVVRGEVLKHYADLINTQVYTPKTRVKPAPSATAGFIDKTAESVRQATDAMTPKVREAYEQARQNVGVHLAERETEHDGDDSREDTPKAQEQGNDSPAEK